A stretch of Nonomuraea africana DNA encodes these proteins:
- the nadA gene encoding quinolinate synthase NadA, which translates to MATQTGLPLFVLGQGTDPHSEKGVDCPGELPAASDPDLVERARKAKEALGDRLFVLGHHYQRDEVIQFADVTGDSFKLAQQAAARPEAEYIVFCGVHFMAESADILTGDAQKVILPDLAAGCSMADMATFDQVEEAWEILEDAGIADDVVPVTYMNSSADIKAFCGRHGGAVCTSSNAKRALEWAFEQGEKVLFLPDQHLGRNTAVLEMGLSLDDCLVYNPHRPPSAEELRRAKIILWKGHCSVHGRFTADSVDDVRRRIPGVNVLVHPECKHEVVLKADYVGSTEYIIKQLEAAPAGSKWAIGTELNLVKRLGQMFPDKSVSFLDKTVCYCSTMNRIDLPHLVWALESLVLGDVVNQITVDADTTHWAKVALDRMLALP; encoded by the coding sequence GGCTGCCGCTCTTCGTCCTCGGGCAGGGCACCGATCCGCACAGCGAGAAGGGGGTCGACTGTCCCGGCGAGCTGCCCGCCGCCTCCGATCCCGATCTCGTGGAGCGGGCACGCAAGGCCAAGGAGGCGCTGGGCGACCGGCTGTTCGTCCTCGGTCACCACTACCAGCGTGACGAGGTCATCCAGTTCGCGGACGTCACCGGCGACTCCTTCAAGCTCGCGCAGCAGGCGGCGGCCCGTCCCGAGGCGGAGTACATCGTCTTCTGCGGCGTGCACTTCATGGCCGAGTCGGCCGACATCCTCACGGGCGACGCGCAGAAGGTGATCCTCCCCGACCTCGCGGCCGGCTGCTCGATGGCCGACATGGCGACCTTCGACCAGGTCGAGGAGGCGTGGGAGATCCTGGAGGACGCGGGCATCGCCGACGACGTGGTCCCGGTCACGTACATGAACTCCAGCGCCGACATCAAGGCCTTCTGCGGCAGGCACGGCGGCGCCGTGTGCACCTCCTCCAACGCGAAGCGGGCGCTGGAGTGGGCCTTCGAGCAGGGCGAGAAGGTGCTCTTCCTGCCCGACCAGCACCTCGGCCGCAACACCGCCGTGCTGGAGATGGGCCTGTCGCTCGACGACTGCCTGGTCTACAACCCGCACCGGCCGCCGTCCGCCGAGGAGCTGCGCCGGGCGAAGATCATCCTGTGGAAGGGCCACTGCTCGGTGCACGGCCGCTTCACCGCCGACTCGGTCGACGACGTACGGCGGCGCATCCCCGGCGTGAACGTCCTGGTCCACCCCGAGTGCAAGCACGAGGTCGTGCTGAAGGCCGACTACGTCGGCTCGACCGAGTACATCATCAAGCAGCTGGAGGCCGCCCCCGCGGGCTCGAAGTGGGCGATCGGCACCGAGCTGAACCTGGTCAAGCGGCTCGGCCAGATGTTCCCCGACAAGAGCGTCTCGTTCCTGGACAAGACGGTCTGCTACTGCTCGACCATGAACCGCATCGACCTGCCGCACCTGGTGTGGGCGCTGGAGTCGCTGGTGCTCGGCGACGTCGTCAACCAGATCACGGTCGACGCCGACACCACCCACTGGGCCAAGGTCGCGCTGGACCGCATGCTGGCCCTGCCGTAG
- a CDS encoding SIMPL domain-containing protein, whose protein sequence is MMRLAYALAASAVAVAGMGMLGGPVMAAAADPARVVVDETRNRISVVGEGVVSAAPDVMRLSAGVEVRAASAGEAFKAVRAGAAKLTAALVAAGVAAKDLRTNELSLGPEYEAYPKVSGYRGAQGVEAVVRDLNQADRIIDAAVAVGEDVRLNGISFEVSDPGALLEAARAAAFRDAQAKARQFAELAGRRLGEVVLVSDEVTGGPQPLTFAGAVAEDRSSVSPGRQNLSVNVRVVYSLV, encoded by the coding sequence ATGATGAGACTGGCTTATGCGCTGGCGGCCTCGGCCGTCGCGGTCGCGGGGATGGGCATGCTCGGCGGACCCGTCATGGCGGCGGCCGCGGATCCTGCGAGGGTGGTTGTGGACGAGACGAGGAACCGGATATCGGTCGTCGGAGAGGGCGTGGTCTCGGCCGCGCCCGACGTCATGCGCCTGTCGGCGGGCGTCGAAGTGCGCGCGGCCAGCGCGGGCGAGGCGTTCAAGGCCGTCAGGGCCGGCGCGGCCAAGCTCACGGCCGCCCTGGTCGCGGCCGGGGTGGCGGCCAAGGACCTGCGGACGAACGAGCTGTCGCTCGGCCCCGAGTACGAGGCCTACCCGAAGGTGTCCGGCTACCGGGGCGCCCAGGGCGTCGAGGCGGTCGTGCGCGACCTGAACCAGGCCGATCGGATCATCGACGCCGCCGTGGCGGTCGGCGAGGACGTCAGGCTCAACGGGATCTCCTTCGAGGTGTCCGATCCCGGTGCGCTGCTGGAGGCGGCCCGCGCCGCCGCCTTCAGGGACGCGCAGGCCAAGGCGAGGCAGTTCGCCGAGCTGGCGGGCCGGCGGCTCGGCGAGGTCGTGCTCGTCAGCGACGAGGTGACGGGCGGTCCGCAGCCCCTGACCTTCGCGGGCGCGGTCGCCGAGGACCGATCCTCGGTGAGTCCCGGACGTCAGAACCTGTCGGTCAACGTCCGGGTGGTGTACTCACTCGTCTAG
- a CDS encoding maleylpyruvate isomerase family mycothiol-dependent enzyme, whose product MVDWTHERHAAAAVTRIERMARTVEGADFSTPVPTCPGWDLRQLVLHTGAVHRWAASMVRDLASERLDRTAIEAGFADLPSEELAAWLHKGAGLLDEALTAHDAGAPMWAWGGDRHVRFWSRRQLHETVVHHADAALALGEAPGIAEDVAIDGVEEFLDVLPYARRWRPEVRELAGDGETISWRTGSGAAWLITLGPEGFAYERSAARATATLHTDTAAELLLVVWRRGELERHRLEGETKLLRWWADHSMI is encoded by the coding sequence ATGGTGGACTGGACGCACGAGCGGCACGCGGCGGCGGCGGTCACGCGGATCGAGCGGATGGCGCGCACCGTGGAGGGCGCCGACTTCTCGACGCCGGTGCCGACCTGCCCGGGGTGGGACCTGCGGCAGCTCGTCCTGCACACCGGCGCTGTCCACCGGTGGGCGGCGTCGATGGTGCGCGACCTGGCGTCCGAGCGGCTGGACCGGACGGCGATCGAGGCCGGGTTCGCGGATCTGCCGTCCGAGGAGCTGGCGGCATGGCTCCACAAGGGGGCGGGACTGCTGGACGAGGCGCTGACCGCGCACGACGCCGGCGCGCCGATGTGGGCGTGGGGCGGCGACAGGCACGTGCGGTTCTGGTCGCGCAGGCAGCTCCACGAGACGGTGGTGCACCACGCCGACGCGGCGCTGGCCCTGGGCGAGGCGCCCGGGATCGCCGAGGACGTGGCGATCGACGGGGTGGAGGAGTTCCTGGACGTCCTGCCGTACGCGCGCCGGTGGCGCCCCGAGGTACGCGAGCTGGCCGGCGACGGGGAGACGATCTCGTGGCGGACCGGCTCCGGCGCGGCGTGGCTGATCACGCTCGGGCCCGAGGGGTTCGCCTACGAGCGCTCGGCGGCGCGGGCGACCGCGACGCTGCACACCGACACCGCGGCCGAGCTGCTGCTGGTGGTCTGGCGGAGGGGCGAGCTCGAGCGGCACCGCCTGGAGGGCGAGACCAAACTGCTGAGATGGTGGGCCGACCATTCCATGATCTAG